A stretch of DNA from Thalassospiraceae bacterium LMO-SO8:
GAGCGGACGAGGATCATGGCCGGCCCCCTCATTTCAGGATCGTGCGGGGCGCCGCGAAGATGCTGGAAATCCAGTGCCGGGCACGGGCGAACAGCCACTTGTTGTATTCCGAGACGATCAGGCTGGCCGTGCCGGGCCAGGCCCACCAGTATTTCTGCTTCACATGTTCGGGAAACACCGGATTGGGGATAATCTTGACCCCCGGCATGAAGAAATGGAATTCGGCGAGCGAGCGCGGCATGTGATAGGCCCCGGTCACCAGGCGCAGCGACGTGAACCCGCGCTTGGCCATCCAGACCCGCGTTTCCGCCGCGTTGCCCACGGTATTGACGGCGTTGCCGATGCCGATGCGGGGCTCCAGGCCCTCGGGTTCGCGCTTGGAAATCTGCACCAGACGTTCCACGTCGAGCCCGTGATAGACGCCCGAGACGAACAACTGCCCGGCCAGATCGCGGGCCAGCAGGTCCAATCCCTCGTCCAGCCGCCCGCTGCCGCCGGTCAGGACCACGATGGCGTCCGTGCGCGTGCCCGGGTCCTCGACCTTGGCCGGAATGGTGTCGGCGAACTGGAACAGGCCGACGCCCCAGATCACGGCGACCACGACCAGCATGGCCAGCAGCCGGCCCGCCCCCACCGGGGTGCCGCGGCGTGGTCGCCGGCTCATCAGGACATCCGCTTCAGGTTGCGCATGACGGTCGACCGCGCGGTCATCATGGCAAGCAGCGCCACGGCGACGGGAAGGGTCAGGAACCCCAGGACCTTGAAGAACCCCAGATCAGGCTTGGGCACCATGGTTGCCCCCGTTTCCATTGCAAGGTAGCCGATCCCGGCCAGGGTCGGCACGGCGAGTGCGAGACCGAGAAACCCGCCCTTGAGCCCCAGGCCGAGAGCGCGGGACGCGAATTGGCGCGCGATATAGGCATCCTGGGCGCCGATCAGGTGCAGAACCTCGATGGCTTCCCTGTGGATGGCCAGGCCCGTGCGGGTGGTGAACACCACGGTGCCGATGGTCGCCAGACCGATCAGGCCCAGCACCGCCCAGGCCAAGATCTGGATCACCGTGACCAGACGCACGAGCTGGCTGAGCCAGACCCGATGGTCGTCGACGGACACCCCCGGCACGCGGGCCTGCAGTTCCTTGGCCAGGGCCTGGACGTCGATCACCGCGTCGCGGTCCACGGTCACGTCGATCAGCATGGGGATCGGCAGGTCCTGGGCTTGGCCGGCCTCGCCGATCCAGGGTTTCAGCAGGTCGAGCAGGCGGTCCTTGGACAGCGTCTCGTAGCGCTCCACCCCCGGCTTGGCGGCCAGCACGGCGAGCACCTGGGCCAGGCGCTGTTCATCCTCGCGGGCGTTCGCACCCGGCGGCACCTGAACCGAGACAGTGGCGTTGAGCCCCGTGTCCCAACGCTTGACCGCGTCGTTGAGGATCAACATCCCGGCCAGCGCCAGGGCCGACAGAAAGACCATGAAGGCGATCAGCCAGGGCAGGAAGCGGCCCAGGGTGTCCTCGTTCATCGGCAGGTCGGAGCGGCGGCGAAGCATCACGGTCAGCGTCAATGAATGCGGGAGAAGCCGGGGCCGGCGGGAGCGGCACCGGCGCCGATGCCCGGTTCGTCCAGGCCCAGGTCGGAAATGATTTCCGCCTCGTCCGTATTCAGGCGCCCGTTTTCCAGGCGCATGACGGGATGCGCCATCTGGCGCACGATACCCAGGTT
This window harbors:
- a CDS encoding cell division protein codes for the protein MLRRRSDLPMNEDTLGRFLPWLIAFMVFLSALALAGMLILNDAVKRWDTGLNATVSVQVPPGANAREDEQRLAQVLAVLAAKPGVERYETLSKDRLLDLLKPWIGEAGQAQDLPIPMLIDVTVDRDAVIDVQALAKELQARVPGVSVDDHRVWLSQLVRLVTVIQILAWAVLGLIGLATIGTVVFTTRTGLAIHREAIEVLHLIGAQDAYIARQFASRALGLGLKGGFLGLALAVPTLAGIGYLAMETGATMVPKPDLGFFKVLGFLTLPVAVALLAMMTARSTVMRNLKRMS
- a CDS encoding YdcF family protein, with translation MSRRPRRGTPVGAGRLLAMLVVVAVIWGVGLFQFADTIPAKVEDPGTRTDAIVVLTGGSGRLDEGLDLLARDLAGQLFVSGVYHGLDVERLVQISKREPEGLEPRIGIGNAVNTVGNAAETRVWMAKRGFTSLRLVTGAYHMPRSLAEFHFFMPGVKIIPNPVFPEHVKQKYWWAWPGTASLIVSEYNKWLFARARHWISSIFAAPRTILK